In Scomber japonicus isolate fScoJap1 chromosome 20, fScoJap1.pri, whole genome shotgun sequence, the genomic window AAGTATGTCAGTTCTATAAATATTCCTTATAGAGGCCTTGAGTCAACCGGAGTATTTTTTGTGAACTCTTGGCTTTATGTTAACCTAATTGAATCCTGTTTCTTACACTTGTAACAGAGTAGAGACCCTGTGGGATTTCTGCACCTGGTATTCAAAACTTCATCGATGACACTTACACCGGGGGGCCTGAACGAAGTGTGGTAGACCTGTAACATTTGCGGGGGGAATAGATCACGCCTGACTCCTCAGCACCTCAAGCCGTTCCACCGGGTCTGCGAGGGTCACCTGGAGGTCACGGTGCATGCACACAGTAACGCAGGGCAGATGCTTTGTCAGGATCAATATATTTAGGTAATGTACATGTACCGCACTTAAAGATGTGTGCTTGGATTGCTTGGGAAACTTGTTCCATGTTAGTTGCCTTTAGTTAAAGCTCGGgctgtctgttttctgttgaaGAACTGGACTTGAAAATGACATAATGACAGCACATTATGGATGATGTAGTGAAATTTAATATCAACTGTTTTCCACTGGCGCGACAAAAGACAAGCTTTCAGTCACAGGATGTCCAGTTGCCACAGTGATTTTCTGTAATGTTCACACTAATTTTATTTAGCCCCTCTAAGGGAGCTCTTGTCCCTCGCAGATAAACACTTAACTTAGCAGGGTACGTTCTCTCTGCCTGGATTGCATAACTCCTCTCCTCAAAGTTTTACTGAGCACTAGAAGTACTTTTCTTTTCACGAGTGCGCTCCAGATATGACAAGCAGCCACAGAGCTCTAAAATAAAGCATGGAGGGATGCGCTTTGAACCCTCAGCATCGCAGTGCATCAAGCTTAAAGCCTtgagggaggagaggtggagagaaatAATGTTGAATGATGGCTATGGCTCATATCTCCCCtcataaacaaagaaatgtcaGTGTTGTGACTGAGCAGAGATATCAAGAGTgacaatttgtctttttttttcttcttcttcttattttttttatgtcgCAAAGCTATGCACACTTTCCAAACGGTGGCAAATCTCAACTTCCTAATTGCCGGGTATTTCTTTGCATAAACACAGGTGGAGATTTCCTGAGAGTGCAATGTACAAATAAAAGGTATAATTAAACCAACAACattcaaataataatgataacaaatgggccatgtttgttttttttcaaatatatctgaCTTTACTTTattcatgtactgtacagtatttcATTTCCAAAGTCTCTATCATACTATATGACAATAATGGCTATCATTTACTACAAAAGGTTgcataaataatttaaatgtggaaataaaaaataaatatgcagtTCATTCTTTATAACAGTCCTTCTTTGTGTCTGTAGAAAAcagccctccctccctccctccctccttctcttttatGTATAACACCTCGTTACAAGTGAGGGCACCACTGCATTAGACCACACAGGTATGATATGTACAATCACGTTATGCATCGCAGCTCTCGAGCTTATGCGACAAACCCCCTTCCAGTTGCTAATTCAAACATACAATCCGAAAAAGAAGCAAACATTGTCAGTACAGTTTAGGAAATCAGGAAAGCAATATGAGCGGTAAACACAATATGCGGAAACATGGTGAGTATTCTTCATGAAGTACAGTCCTATCTGAGGCATGGCTTGAGGAAGGAGGTTATGTTGACAGGCTGGGTATCgccacttcctcttcctgccgGATTTTAGCAGTCAATACAAtgataaaaaactgaaatattgtcTTCATCGTGCTATTTTTAATTCCTATCTTTCCTGTCTGAGCTATTTACAGAATGGGAGCAGAAAGGAGTGGAGGTATCTTGAATCCTGCAGgcgaccaaaaaaaaaaaaaaaaaaatttttggCTGTGGATGGTTGATCGCTGCTCTATTTGGCCCGTTACAAAAGAATTCCGGCTGTGGGCGTGCTGGAAAACGCTCTGCCTCTAGGTAACAACACAACCCCGCACAATTTTCTGAAGCCTCCTACACACATGTGCACTTTTTGGTGTGTGATTCCAGCAAACAGGAACTGGCTATGTCTAGAGGAAATGGCTTTTTATGACTCAAATCCTAACACAGGAATGGGCTCATTTAGTAATTAAGAGGAGTCACAGGAATGCCCAGTGCCCCCGTGGTGTTAGTGCTGACAAAaccgctttctctctctccttcctcttttctcttgtcTCTCCTGACTTTCTGTATCATGCCGTGGGAAAGGTGCTACTGTAACTCACAGGCCTGTTTTGGGGCTGCTGCAACTTGGAGAGTGCTGTAAGGTTTTGTCTTGATGACTGTGGCCTTTGGTGGGCTGTCAGAGAGGCTGCCTGGACCGCTGTGCAGCCCAGGGCCTCTCAGAACCTGTCAACATCCCACCGTCAGAGGCCGCAGAGCTGCCACCATCTCTCCTCTACGCACAGCCAAAAGGAGATGGATTACAACCACTTTGGAGCTGAGATACACCTTTTCAGCTTTAAACGGAGCTGTGGTGCGGTGCAGCTCTGCATCCGCTGGATGTTTGTACAGGTGGGCTTGAAGCCTCAGGAAGGACTTCTCATTATGCTTAAAATCtgtttactgtatgtcagaGTGGAAGAAAGAACCGAGCACAGGGAGGGTTATAGCTGTTTGGGTGATCAGATACTTGTTTCATATTATCCAACATATTGCTACATCTCCTGACCAGTCACAGTCGTTGTTGGCAAGCCCTGGCACATTGATGGTTTGTCATGCAAATAAGCAAAGTTCACAAATATGCTGACGAGTGGCTGAAAATAAAAGAGACtgatcacttaaaaaaaaaatcagcccaGCAATTAGCTTATGAATTTGCTCTCGTAGAAATTTCTCTTGCATCTCCTCGCTATCTGAAGGAGAAATGTtggttggtgtgtttgtgttacatgTGCGTGTGTATGAGTGCGCTTTGGTCTCTGTCCTTGGATGCTGAGGAGCAGCATCAATACGAGTTGCCAGTCAACGGCGTGTTGTTCTTGCTCCGATCTTGAGACAAACGACTGTGTTTCTTGTTGCGCTGCGGCTTGGGCACCTCTTTCGGCACTGATTGGTTGTGGTGGGGCCTGAAGCGCTTGCACTTGCAGGAGGTGACCACACGGATTTTGTAAGTCCGGGTGTTGCCGTTAGGACACTGCAGCTGGACCCTCCGTGTCCTGGAGTGAGCCGGGATGCAGCGGTAGTCCGATGCGCTGCTCCTCCACCACTTCCCGCGGACGATAGAGTTTGGCATGAGGTGCGAGGGCAAGCACTGGCCCGAACACACCAGCTCCTTGACAGGCTTGGCACTGCGGCAAGATCCGTCGGTGATGTAACGGGTGGAACGCAGCTCCCTACAGCTCAGCTCCGAGGCACCTGGGTGGAAGAGCAGGATATCGCAGTTACAATCGTGGCTTCAGCccaaaacaaacactttgaagTGCCGCACACTGGAATGGACATTCTGCAGGTTAACTGTTTCAACACTGCAGTATGTATGTGGTAATTTCTCTGACTCTGTCTTTGCCAACATGCGCTCACCCTCACCGATTGTGTTATTTGTCTGAAATACATTCCCGAACATGAGTAGACAACAACAG contains:
- the sost gene encoding sclerostin, translated to MQVSLALLVSSSALLVLQGCCTAVKGWKVLKNDGTEILPEYTENSRTPQEAVLQTSNGNSNNNNNNNNNNNNTMNNRAKNGGRAANTVSYSASELSCRELRSTRYITDGSCRSAKPVKELVCSGQCLPSHLMPNSIVRGKWWRSSASDYRCIPAHSRTRRVQLQCPNGNTRTYKIRVVTSCKCKRFRPHHNQSVPKEVPKPQRNKKHSRLSQDRSKNNTPLTGNSY